A DNA window from Clavibacter sepedonicus contains the following coding sequences:
- a CDS encoding UPF0182 family membrane protein → MTSTSARPARRSRAPLAITAAIIAALVIAFFIFAGFYADVLWYDQLGYLGVLLTQWGAGIALFFIGFLAMAIPVFVSIQVAYRSRPVYAKLNSQLDRYQQVIEPLRRLAMFAIPAVFGLFAGVSASSGWQRTLLWLNRTPSGTTDPQFGLDTSFYLFELPFYHAVVGFASAVVIISMLGVLATSYLYGAVRFTGREVRISKSSRIQIAITAGVYFLLQGVSIWLDQYSSVVNTANGGLFTGAAFSDVNAVIPGRTILAGIAVVVAVMFIITAAIGRWRLPIIGTAGLIVASILIGTAYPAIVQRFQVEPNERSLESPFYERNIEATRAAYGLADIEEIPYDATTDTTPGALREDAATTANIRILDPAVVGDAFSQLQQFRQYYQFGDNLDVDRYQIDGRVQDTVVAVRELSPTNTGTSWVNQHLVYTHGYSLVAAYGTQRTSDGQPVFLESGIPASGDLGDFEPRVYFGEDSPDYSIVGGPESGDKVELDYPSGVDGADETYTTFQGDGGPKVDNVFKRLIYALKFQSEQIFLANQINDQSQILYDRDPAERVGKVAPYLTVDKDPYPSVVDGRVVWIVDGYTTSDQYPYSQQTQPLVPTDRINYIRNSVKATVDAYDGKVTLYAWDTDDPILKTWQKVFPSTLKPIADISGELMSHLRFPADMFKVQRAVLGKYHVTDPGSIYSNQDLWTTPNDPTATTEAGTPASLQPPYYLTMQMPGQDSPRFSLYSTFIPPATQDTSRSVLTGYLGVDSDAGSTAGEKAADYGKLRLLTLPNDDTIPAPTQIQNNFNSDTNVANQLNLLERGGRTSVVRGNLLTLPVGGGLLYVQPVYVRSTGDTSYPLLRKVLVAFGDKIAFEDTLDAALDSIFEGDSGATAGDEDVVPTTPADGAAGDGSTDGATDGGTGSTPTPAPTASPAAPAQDVQAALDAANTALQERQAAYASGDLVAAAQADQRFTEAVQRAYELSQQQ, encoded by the coding sequence GTGACTAGCACATCCGCCCGGCCCGCCAGACGGAGCCGAGCCCCCCTCGCCATCACCGCGGCCATCATCGCCGCCCTCGTGATCGCGTTCTTCATCTTCGCCGGCTTCTACGCGGACGTGCTCTGGTACGACCAGCTGGGCTACCTGGGCGTGCTGCTCACGCAGTGGGGCGCGGGCATCGCGCTGTTCTTCATCGGGTTCCTTGCCATGGCGATCCCGGTGTTCGTCAGCATCCAGGTCGCGTACCGCTCGCGGCCCGTCTACGCGAAGCTCAACTCGCAGCTCGACCGCTACCAGCAGGTCATCGAGCCGCTGCGCCGCCTCGCCATGTTCGCGATCCCCGCGGTGTTCGGCCTCTTCGCCGGCGTCTCGGCCTCGAGCGGCTGGCAGCGCACGCTGCTGTGGCTGAACCGCACGCCCTCCGGCACGACCGACCCGCAGTTCGGGCTCGACACGTCGTTCTACCTGTTCGAGCTGCCCTTCTACCACGCGGTCGTCGGCTTCGCCTCGGCCGTCGTCATCATCTCCATGCTCGGCGTCCTCGCCACGAGCTACCTCTACGGCGCTGTGCGGTTCACGGGCCGCGAGGTGCGCATCTCGAAGAGCTCGCGCATCCAGATCGCGATCACGGCTGGCGTCTACTTCCTGCTCCAGGGCGTGAGCATCTGGCTCGACCAGTACTCGTCCGTGGTCAACACGGCCAACGGCGGGCTGTTCACCGGTGCTGCGTTCTCCGACGTGAACGCCGTGATCCCCGGCCGCACGATCCTCGCCGGCATCGCCGTCGTCGTCGCCGTAATGTTCATCATCACCGCGGCCATCGGCCGCTGGCGCCTGCCCATCATCGGCACCGCGGGGCTCATCGTGGCCAGCATCCTCATCGGCACGGCCTACCCGGCCATCGTGCAGCGCTTCCAGGTCGAGCCGAACGAGCGCTCGCTCGAATCGCCCTTCTACGAGCGCAACATCGAGGCGACCCGAGCGGCGTACGGCCTCGCGGACATCGAGGAGATCCCCTACGACGCGACCACGGACACCACGCCGGGCGCGCTCCGCGAGGACGCCGCGACCACCGCGAACATCCGCATCCTCGACCCCGCCGTCGTGGGCGACGCCTTCAGCCAGCTGCAGCAGTTCCGGCAGTACTACCAGTTCGGCGACAACCTCGACGTCGACCGGTACCAGATCGACGGCCGCGTGCAGGACACGGTGGTCGCGGTCCGCGAGCTGAGCCCCACCAACACGGGCACGTCGTGGGTCAACCAGCACCTCGTCTACACGCACGGCTACTCGCTCGTGGCGGCGTACGGCACGCAGCGCACCTCCGACGGCCAGCCCGTGTTCCTCGAGTCGGGCATCCCGGCCTCGGGCGACCTGGGCGACTTCGAGCCGCGCGTGTACTTCGGCGAGGACTCGCCCGACTACTCCATCGTCGGCGGCCCCGAGTCGGGCGACAAGGTCGAACTCGACTACCCGTCCGGCGTCGACGGCGCGGACGAGACGTACACGACGTTCCAGGGCGACGGCGGGCCGAAGGTCGACAACGTCTTCAAGCGCCTCATCTACGCCCTCAAGTTCCAGTCGGAGCAGATCTTCCTGGCCAACCAGATCAACGACCAGTCGCAGATCCTCTACGACCGCGACCCGGCGGAGCGCGTCGGCAAGGTCGCGCCGTACCTCACGGTCGACAAGGACCCGTACCCCAGCGTCGTCGACGGGCGCGTGGTCTGGATCGTCGACGGCTACACGACGAGCGACCAGTACCCGTACTCGCAGCAGACGCAGCCGCTCGTGCCGACGGACCGGATCAACTACATCCGCAACTCGGTGAAGGCCACGGTCGACGCGTACGACGGCAAGGTCACGCTCTACGCGTGGGACACCGACGACCCGATCCTCAAGACGTGGCAGAAGGTGTTCCCGTCGACGCTCAAGCCGATCGCGGACATCTCGGGCGAGCTCATGAGCCACCTGCGCTTCCCGGCCGACATGTTCAAGGTGCAGCGCGCGGTGCTCGGCAAGTACCACGTGACCGACCCCGGCTCGATCTACTCGAACCAGGACCTCTGGACCACGCCGAACGACCCCACCGCCACCACCGAGGCGGGCACGCCGGCGAGCCTCCAGCCGCCGTACTACCTGACGATGCAGATGCCGGGTCAGGACTCCCCGCGGTTCTCCCTCTACTCGACGTTCATCCCACCTGCCACGCAGGACACCTCGAGGAGCGTGCTCACGGGCTACCTCGGGGTCGACTCCGACGCCGGCAGCACGGCGGGGGAGAAGGCAGCGGACTACGGGAAGCTGCGCCTGCTGACGCTGCCGAACGACGACACCATCCCGGCGCCGACGCAGATCCAGAACAACTTCAACTCCGACACGAACGTGGCGAACCAGCTGAACCTGCTGGAGCGCGGCGGGCGGACGAGCGTGGTCCGCGGAAACCTGCTGACGCTCCCCGTCGGCGGCGGTCTGCTGTACGTGCAGCCGGTGTACGTGCGGTCAACGGGCGATACGAGCTACCCGCTGCTCCGCAAGGTGCTCGTGGCGTTCGGCGACAAGATCGCGTTCGAGGACACGCTCGATGCGGCCCTCGACAGCATCTTCGAGGGCGACTCGGGTGCCACCGCCGGTGACGAGGACGTCGTGCCCACGACGCCCGCGGACGGTGCGGCGGGCGACGGGTCCACCGACGGCGCGACCGACGGGGGCACTGGATCCACGCCCACGCCCGCGCCGACCGCATCGCCGGCGGCTCCCGCGCAGGACGTGCAGGCGGCGCTCGACGCGGCGAACACGGCGCTGCAGGAGCGCCAGGCCGCGTACGCGTCCGGCGACCTCGTCGCTGCCGCGCAGGCGGACCAGCGGTTCACCGAGGCGGTGCAGCGCGCGTACGAGCTGAGCCAGCAGCAGTAG
- a CDS encoding YlbL family protein, whose translation MSLFAQHAPRAPRPARRRRVGRVLAGTGAVLALALGLMPSPYVIEQPGPVFDTLGTSDHEGTERPLISIPDRTTYPTDGRLDMLTVSVVGNPAQRPDWFSVVSAWLDPTRSVVPMEAVFPAEQTAEERDAQNQVQMTDSQQDAVAAALTELGIQVPRTLQVQSILDGSPAAGPLRTGDAIRTVDGQDVVDLADLQARVAAAGTSTPLSFGITRDGQESTVEVTPAERDGRPVIGIVTSTSYEFPFEVDIQLDDVGGPSAGMMFALGIMDKLEEGSLTGGKAIAGTGTIDAAGDVGPIGGIRQKLYGAERAGAEYFLAPADNCDEVRGHVPDGLRVFSVSTLDDSLAALAAISTDGDLDALPTC comes from the coding sequence ATGAGCCTGTTCGCCCAGCACGCCCCCCGCGCACCCCGGCCTGCGCGCCGCCGTCGTGTCGGCCGCGTGCTGGCCGGCACCGGCGCCGTGCTCGCCCTCGCCCTCGGCCTCATGCCGTCGCCGTACGTCATCGAGCAGCCGGGTCCCGTGTTCGACACCCTGGGCACGAGCGACCACGAGGGCACCGAGCGTCCCCTCATCTCCATCCCCGACCGCACCACGTACCCGACCGACGGTCGGCTCGACATGCTCACGGTCAGCGTCGTGGGCAACCCCGCGCAGCGCCCGGACTGGTTCTCGGTGGTCTCCGCCTGGCTCGACCCGACCCGGAGCGTCGTGCCGATGGAGGCCGTGTTCCCCGCCGAGCAGACCGCGGAAGAGCGCGACGCCCAGAACCAGGTCCAGATGACCGACTCGCAGCAGGACGCGGTCGCGGCGGCCCTCACCGAGCTCGGCATCCAGGTGCCGCGCACCCTCCAGGTGCAGAGCATCCTCGACGGGTCCCCGGCCGCCGGGCCCCTCCGCACCGGCGACGCGATCCGCACGGTCGACGGCCAGGACGTCGTCGACCTCGCCGACCTCCAGGCGCGCGTCGCCGCCGCCGGCACGAGCACGCCGCTGTCCTTCGGGATCACGCGCGACGGCCAGGAGAGCACGGTCGAGGTCACGCCCGCGGAGCGCGACGGCCGCCCCGTCATCGGCATCGTCACCTCCACCTCCTACGAGTTCCCGTTCGAGGTCGACATCCAGCTCGACGACGTCGGCGGGCCGAGCGCCGGCATGATGTTCGCGCTCGGGATCATGGACAAGCTCGAGGAGGGCTCGCTCACGGGCGGCAAGGCCATCGCGGGCACGGGCACGATCGACGCGGCCGGCGACGTCGGCCCCATCGGCGGGATCCGGCAGAAGCTCTACGGCGCCGAGCGCGCGGGAGCCGAGTACTTCCTCGCGCCCGCCGACAACTGCGACGAGGTGCGCGGGCACGTCCCCGACGGCCTGCGCGTCTTCTCCGTCTCGACGCTCGACGACTCGCTCGCGGCGCTCGCGGCCATCTCCACGGATGGCGACCTGGACGCGCTGCCCACCTGCTGA
- a CDS encoding zinc-dependent metalloprotease, which translates to MADEPTPNPEDEFRRMLERFLGADGQIDPDKLAGAAGLPQDPEMVRQLLAQLQGALANTGDGVDWKVAREGARQLAAKDQTQVTAAASAPLDQAFQVAALWLDEVTYVSQLTVAPRLITRAQWTELTMPVWTQLAEPVALSIADSLTEVLQQNAPEEMQGMVAGAGRMMRNLGGTLFAVQLGQVVGRLSTEVVSGGDVGIPLLDDQQAALLPQNVQAFGSGLDVSDDQVQIYLAVRELAHARLFRHARWLRLQLISSITEFAKGVHIDTERLESLAEGFDPSNPEELRQAMVDGSLIPPKTEAQLAALARLETMLALIEGWVDVVTAAATVRLPRASAIAETVRRRRATGGPAESAFATLVGLELRPRRLREAAAMWQAVSDGVGAEQRDALWSHPDVLPTSEDIDAPHALVARLTQDEPEPDEVDQALEDLLSGSDAGRPLEDGQGRATEPGEMPGDGPDDAPGTDPRPV; encoded by the coding sequence ATGGCCGACGAGCCCACCCCGAATCCCGAGGACGAGTTCCGGCGCATGCTGGAGCGGTTCCTCGGCGCCGACGGGCAGATCGACCCCGACAAGCTCGCCGGTGCGGCAGGCCTGCCGCAGGACCCGGAGATGGTGCGCCAGCTCCTCGCGCAGCTGCAGGGCGCGCTCGCGAACACCGGCGACGGCGTCGACTGGAAGGTCGCCCGCGAGGGCGCCCGCCAGCTCGCCGCGAAGGACCAGACGCAGGTCACCGCCGCGGCGTCCGCGCCCCTCGACCAGGCGTTCCAGGTCGCCGCGCTCTGGCTCGACGAGGTCACCTACGTCAGCCAGCTCACCGTCGCGCCGCGCCTCATCACCCGCGCGCAGTGGACGGAGCTCACGATGCCCGTGTGGACGCAGCTCGCCGAGCCCGTGGCCCTCAGCATCGCCGACTCGCTCACCGAGGTGCTCCAGCAGAACGCGCCCGAGGAGATGCAGGGCATGGTCGCGGGCGCCGGCCGCATGATGCGGAACCTCGGCGGCACGCTCTTCGCCGTGCAGCTCGGCCAGGTGGTCGGGCGGCTGTCCACCGAGGTGGTCTCGGGCGGCGACGTCGGCATCCCGCTCCTCGACGACCAGCAGGCCGCGCTCCTCCCGCAGAACGTCCAGGCGTTCGGCTCGGGGCTCGACGTCTCCGACGACCAGGTGCAGATCTACCTCGCGGTGCGCGAGCTCGCCCACGCGCGCCTGTTCCGCCACGCCCGCTGGCTGCGGCTGCAGCTCATCTCCTCGATCACGGAGTTCGCGAAGGGCGTGCACATCGACACCGAGCGGCTCGAGTCGCTCGCGGAGGGGTTCGACCCGTCGAACCCGGAGGAGCTCCGCCAGGCGATGGTCGACGGATCCCTCATCCCGCCGAAGACGGAGGCGCAGCTCGCCGCCCTGGCGCGCCTCGAGACCATGCTCGCGCTCATCGAGGGCTGGGTGGACGTGGTCACGGCGGCTGCGACCGTGCGGCTCCCCCGCGCGTCCGCCATCGCCGAGACCGTGCGCCGCCGCCGCGCGACGGGCGGTCCCGCCGAGTCCGCGTTCGCGACGCTCGTCGGCCTCGAGCTCCGGCCCCGCCGCCTCCGCGAAGCCGCGGCCATGTGGCAGGCCGTCTCCGACGGCGTCGGCGCCGAGCAGCGCGACGCGCTCTGGTCTCACCCCGACGTGCTGCCCACCTCCGAGGACATCGACGCGCCGCACGCGCTCGTCGCGCGCCTCACCCAGGACGAGCCCGAGCCCGACGAGGTCGACCAGGCGCTCGAGGACCTGCTAAGCGGATCCGACGCCGGCCGCCCCCTGGAGGACGGCCAGGGTCGGGCGACCGAGCCGGGCGAGATGCCGGGCGACGGTCCGGACGACGCGCCCGGGACGGATCCGCGTCCCGTCTGA